In one Trichlorobacter lovleyi SZ genomic region, the following are encoded:
- a CDS encoding ArsR/SmtB family transcription factor, which yields MLLDVLKALADASRLRLVAILLRGEFTVQELTTILEMGQSRISRHLKILTEVGVLSVKRQGTWSYYRAGNDSPFFHAIRPALEQELENLPERERDLAAIAGVLEARRQRSRQFFDQHARQWDDLARTLLPVPDYREQLLALIPQGSQVVEIGLGTGGLLPALTEKACSVIGVDHSPAMLDEARRRLTASGIEGVDLRLGEMNHLPLPDRSVDCAILNMVLHHAADPPSVLAEIRRVLTGGGSLLLADLARHERELAREQLADQWLGFEEEELQHWLKETDFGTVAIAQIPPLQGQEAVLLIQAYTTTKGE from the coding sequence ATGCTTCTTGATGTTCTCAAAGCACTTGCTGATGCCAGCCGCCTGCGCCTGGTGGCGATCCTGCTGCGTGGTGAGTTTACCGTGCAGGAGCTGACCACAATCCTTGAGATGGGACAGTCCCGCATCTCACGGCACCTCAAGATCCTGACCGAGGTCGGGGTGCTGTCGGTCAAGCGCCAGGGGACCTGGAGTTACTACCGTGCCGGCAACGACTCTCCCTTTTTCCATGCCATCAGACCGGCATTGGAACAGGAGCTGGAGAACCTGCCGGAGCGGGAGCGGGATCTTGCAGCCATAGCTGGCGTACTTGAGGCCCGCCGCCAGCGCAGCCGACAGTTTTTTGACCAGCATGCCCGTCAATGGGACGATCTGGCCCGCACCCTGCTGCCGGTGCCGGACTACCGGGAGCAGTTGCTGGCGTTGATACCGCAGGGTAGCCAGGTGGTGGAGATCGGACTTGGTACCGGTGGTCTGTTGCCTGCCCTGACTGAAAAGGCCTGTTCAGTGATCGGGGTTGACCACTCACCGGCCATGCTGGATGAGGCCCGCCGCAGGCTGACGGCATCCGGCATTGAAGGGGTTGACCTGCGGCTGGGGGAGATGAACCACCTGCCGCTGCCGGATCGCTCCGTGGATTGCGCCATCCTGAACATGGTGCTGCACCATGCCGCCGATCCCCCCTCGGTGCTGGCCGAGATCAGGCGGGTACTGACAGGTGGCGGATCGCTGTTACTGGCAGATCTGGCCCGCCATGAACGGGAACTGGCCCGCGAGCAGCTGGCTGACCAATGGCTGGGGTTTGAAGAAGAAGAATTGCAGCACTGGCTGAAAGAGACGGATTTCGGCACGGTTGCCATTGCACAGATTCCGCCGCTGCAGGGACAGGAAGCGGTGCTGCTGATACAGGCGTACACAACAACCAAAGGAGAATGA
- a CDS encoding DUF169 domain-containing protein, which translates to MEQLGHFLATVKETVNPVTQPVGVTMVRDLALIAGKKIRVKGQRLAVCQQIAYSRMYGWSTWADKQTAHCVLGAGCVGLITPPQRVLDGSVNNGIYQQDQAAAAAMQQAMPRLAPDVQGLLTYPLARPVEGIIPDLVVVYVNSAQAMRFVQAFLFHQGGEFTMKSSGDAGVCSRAVAQVALTGEPTVEIPCLGDRRFGMTQDHELCIGIPFSWLERTAEGLAATHKAGIRYPVPFQIPSGCDLPPDYITAEGDC; encoded by the coding sequence ATGGAACAGCTTGGGCATTTTCTTGCGACGGTCAAAGAGACCGTCAATCCGGTCACACAACCGGTCGGCGTCACCATGGTCAGAGACCTTGCACTGATTGCCGGCAAGAAGATCCGGGTCAAGGGGCAGCGTCTGGCAGTCTGCCAGCAGATCGCCTACAGCCGGATGTACGGCTGGTCCACCTGGGCAGACAAGCAGACCGCCCATTGCGTATTAGGTGCCGGTTGCGTCGGTCTGATCACGCCGCCGCAACGGGTACTGGATGGCTCGGTCAATAACGGCATCTACCAGCAGGATCAGGCTGCAGCCGCTGCCATGCAGCAGGCCATGCCCCGGCTGGCCCCTGATGTGCAAGGGCTTTTGACCTATCCCCTGGCCCGTCCGGTGGAAGGGATAATCCCTGATCTGGTGGTCGTGTATGTTAATTCAGCCCAGGCCATGCGCTTTGTACAGGCCTTCCTGTTTCACCAGGGGGGCGAGTTTACCATGAAAAGCTCCGGCGATGCCGGGGTCTGCTCCCGGGCCGTGGCCCAGGTGGCGCTGACCGGTGAGCCCACGGTGGAGATCCCCTGCCTGGGTGACCGCCGCTTCGGCATGACTCAGGACCATGAGCTGTGCATTGGCATCCCGTTTAGCTGGCTGGAGCGGACTGCAGAAGGGCTGGCAGCTACCCACAAGGCCGGCATCCGCTACCCGGTGCCGTTCCAGATCCCGTCCGGCTGCGACTTGCCGCCGGATTACATCACTGCTGAAGGCGATTGTTAA
- a CDS encoding YkgJ family cysteine cluster protein, with amino-acid sequence MQCRAGCAACCIAPSISSAIPGMPAGKPAGIRCVQLTPEGRCRIFDRPERPAVCSSLRPSSEMCGQNAGEALQRLQQWEQQTAPA; translated from the coding sequence GTGCAGTGCCGGGCCGGCTGTGCTGCCTGCTGTATCGCCCCCTCCATCAGCTCTGCCATACCGGGTATGCCGGCAGGAAAACCGGCTGGAATCCGCTGTGTTCAGTTGACGCCGGAAGGCCGTTGCCGTATCTTTGACAGACCGGAACGTCCGGCGGTCTGCAGTTCGCTGCGGCCCAGTAGCGAGATGTGTGGCCAAAACGCCGGGGAAGCCCTGCAACGGCTGCAGCAGTGGGAGCAGCAAACAGCTCCTGCATAG
- a CDS encoding rhodanese-like domain-containing protein gives MNAKELQKQLKSKTPPTVVDVRSAMEYRLGHIPGALLLPFWKVLLRMTGSLPKDKQAQLVLYCESGARAEMVGSMLAKRGYSRIAYLDGDMPGWRQAGLPLEK, from the coding sequence ATGAATGCAAAAGAGTTACAGAAACAGCTGAAATCAAAGACACCGCCCACGGTGGTGGATGTACGCAGCGCGATGGAGTACCGCCTGGGGCATATCCCCGGCGCCCTGCTGCTGCCGTTCTGGAAGGTACTGCTCAGAATGACCGGTTCGCTTCCCAAGGACAAACAGGCTCAGCTGGTACTGTACTGCGAATCAGGGGCGCGAGCGGAAATGGTCGGCTCAATGCTTGCAAAACGTGGCTACAGCAGGATAGCCTATCTGGATGGCGACATGCCCGGCTGGCGTCAGGCCGGACTGCCGCTGGAGAAATAG
- a CDS encoding carotenoid biosynthesis protein produces the protein MLDIAIGTFTMRPYVFAFFAAFLLACVPHVGWKKTLSFTGLGYLIAFISEKLSITTGIPYGWYYYIDSTKTRELWIWGVPFFDSLSYVFLTYCSYTTALLILSPLATRGADLITLETRAIRRSWAALVLGAFLQTFLDIIIDPVALQGSRWFLGQIYGYREVGVHFGVPLSNYIGWLLTSFVLVAVFQWVDRRQETETPRGIFPMPFRSLLGPILYLSVLLFNWGVTLWIGEKLMALTGIFIFTLPIVLVVLLALQRVNRYREEELREHLKDYPWSPLGRW, from the coding sequence ATGCTCGATATCGCCATCGGCACCTTCACCATGCGTCCCTATGTGTTCGCCTTTTTTGCCGCGTTTCTGCTGGCCTGCGTCCCCCATGTGGGCTGGAAAAAGACCCTGAGCTTTACCGGACTGGGCTACCTGATTGCCTTTATCTCCGAGAAGCTCTCCATCACCACCGGCATCCCCTATGGCTGGTACTACTACATTGACAGCACCAAGACCAGGGAACTCTGGATCTGGGGGGTGCCGTTCTTCGACTCGCTCTCCTATGTCTTTCTGACCTACTGCAGCTATACCACCGCCCTGCTGATCCTGTCACCGCTGGCAACCCGTGGCGCAGATCTGATCACCCTGGAAACCCGTGCCATCCGGCGTTCATGGGCCGCCCTGGTGTTGGGTGCGTTCCTGCAGACCTTTCTGGATATCATCATTGATCCGGTGGCGTTGCAGGGCAGTCGCTGGTTTCTGGGGCAGATCTACGGCTACAGAGAGGTGGGGGTGCATTTCGGGGTGCCACTGTCCAACTACATCGGCTGGCTCCTGACCAGTTTTGTGCTGGTGGCTGTCTTTCAGTGGGTTGATCGCAGACAGGAAACAGAAACACCGCGCGGCATCTTCCCGATGCCGTTCAGGTCGCTGCTGGGGCCGATCCTGTATCTTTCAGTGCTGCTGTTCAACTGGGGGGTGACGCTCTGGATCGGGGAAAAATTGATGGCGCTGACCGGCATCTTCATCTTTACCCTGCCGATTGTTTTGGTCGTCTTGCTGGCCCTGCAGCGGGTCAACCGCTACCGTGAAGAAGAACTGCGGGAACATCTCAAGGATTATCCCTGGTCGCCGCTGGGCAGGTGGTAG
- the leuB gene encoding 3-isopropylmalate dehydrogenase — translation MAKTFKIAVLPGDGIGPEVMAEATRVLDVIGQKYNVTFEGTFANVGGAGIDNEGKALPQTTIDICKDSDAILFGSVGGPKWESLPPDEQPERGALLPLRKIFGLYANLRPAIIFPSLTGASSLKEEVIGGGFNVLVIRELTGGIYFSQPKGIEGEGRNRIGIDTMKYSVPEIERITHVAFQAARKRGKKVCSIDKANVLSSSVLWREVVIDIAKQYPDVELSHMYVDNAAMQLVKWPKQFDVILCENMFGDILSDEAAMLTGSLGMLPSASLAEGSFGMYEPSGGSAPDIAGQGIANPIAQILSAAMMLKFSCGMVEAADAIDTAVETVLDQGYRTRDIFQNKSGEKLVNTKEMGDAIIAALA, via the coding sequence ATGGCGAAGACTTTTAAAATTGCGGTCCTGCCGGGTGATGGTATCGGACCTGAGGTGATGGCTGAGGCAACCAGGGTGCTGGATGTAATTGGCCAGAAATACAACGTAACCTTTGAAGGCACCTTTGCCAATGTGGGTGGTGCCGGGATTGACAATGAGGGCAAGGCACTGCCCCAGACAACCATTGATATCTGCAAGGATTCCGATGCGATCCTGTTCGGTTCGGTGGGCGGTCCCAAGTGGGAGTCACTGCCGCCGGATGAACAACCTGAGCGTGGGGCACTGCTGCCGCTGCGCAAGATCTTCGGTCTCTACGCCAATCTGCGTCCGGCCATTATCTTCCCTTCTCTGACCGGCGCTTCATCGCTGAAAGAGGAAGTAATCGGCGGCGGCTTCAATGTACTGGTGATCCGCGAGCTGACCGGCGGCATCTACTTCTCCCAGCCCAAGGGCATTGAAGGCGAAGGCCGCAACCGGATCGGCATCGACACCATGAAGTACAGCGTGCCGGAGATCGAGCGGATCACCCATGTTGCCTTTCAGGCTGCCCGGAAGCGTGGCAAGAAGGTCTGCTCCATTGACAAGGCCAACGTGCTCTCCTCTTCCGTGCTCTGGCGTGAAGTGGTGATTGACATTGCCAAGCAGTACCCTGATGTGGAACTGTCCCACATGTACGTGGATAACGCTGCCATGCAGCTGGTCAAATGGCCCAAGCAGTTTGACGTGATCCTGTGCGAAAACATGTTCGGCGATATCCTCTCTGATGAGGCTGCCATGCTGACCGGCTCCCTCGGTATGCTCCCCTCCGCCTCGCTGGCAGAAGGCAGCTTCGGCATGTATGAGCCATCCGGCGGCTCTGCCCCGGACATCGCCGGTCAGGGGATTGCCAACCCGATCGCCCAGATCCTGTCTGCAGCCATGATGCTCAAGTTTTCCTGCGGCATGGTTGAGGCGGCTGACGCCATTGACACCGCTGTGGAGACCGTACTGGATCAGGGTTACCGTACCCGTGACATCTTCCAGAACAAGTCAGGCGAGAAGCTGGTGAATACCAAAGAGATGGGTGACGCGATAATTGCAGCACTTGCGTAA
- a CDS encoding RNA recognition motif domain-containing protein, whose product MAKELYVGHLPYEATADDLRRMFSVAGTVTSVHIITDPATGKSKGCGYVRMADEAQLHEAIECLDGALMENRVITVSIANPQKAQTKPLTRGAGNTQPGSRRARARQKQ is encoded by the coding sequence ATGGCCAAAGAACTCTATGTAGGGCACCTGCCCTATGAAGCAACAGCAGATGACCTGCGCAGGATGTTCAGCGTGGCAGGCACCGTTACCTCGGTGCATATCATCACCGATCCTGCAACCGGCAAGTCAAAAGGCTGCGGTTATGTACGGATGGCAGATGAAGCGCAGCTGCACGAGGCAATTGAGTGTCTGGATGGCGCCTTGATGGAAAACCGGGTCATTACGGTCAGCATTGCCAACCCCCAAAAAGCACAGACAAAGCCGCTCACCCGTGGTGCCGGCAATACCCAGCCGGGATCGCGGCGGGCGCGGGCACGCCAGAAGCAGTAG
- a CDS encoding O-acetylhomoserine aminocarboxypropyltransferase/cysteine synthase family protein: MDTNWKLETLAIQGGYEPKAGEARIVPIVQSTTFKYDDADYVAKLFDLEVPGFFYTRLGNPTADAFEKKIAQMEGGVAALATSSGQAAITLAMLNICQAGQHIVSASTLYGGTYNLFSSTLPKLGIEVTFVNPDAPAEEIAAAFRPTTRALYAETIGNPGMNVLDFEKFASVAKAQQVPLVIDNTMATPYLCRPFELGANIVVHSATKYIDGHATSLGGVIVDGGTFNWDNGKFPELVEPDASYHGMQYVKTFGPAAYIIKARVQLMRDLGATVAPMNAFLFNLGLHTLPLRMQRHSENALALARHLEAHPAVSWACYPGLASHSSHGRAQKYLPKGASGVLTFGIKGGAAAGKKFMEACKLIALVVHVGDARSCVLHPASTTHRQLSEEQQLSSGVSPDLIRLSVGIEHIDDLIADVDQALAISQK, translated from the coding sequence ATGGATACAAACTGGAAGCTTGAAACCCTGGCTATTCAGGGTGGTTACGAGCCAAAGGCCGGCGAGGCCCGCATTGTGCCGATCGTGCAAAGTACCACCTTCAAGTATGATGATGCCGACTACGTGGCCAAGCTGTTTGATCTTGAAGTGCCCGGCTTCTTTTATACCCGGCTGGGCAATCCGACTGCTGATGCCTTTGAAAAAAAGATCGCCCAGATGGAGGGTGGTGTGGCTGCCCTGGCCACCTCATCCGGCCAGGCTGCCATTACCCTGGCCATGCTGAACATCTGCCAGGCCGGACAGCATATCGTATCCGCCAGCACGCTCTACGGCGGTACCTACAATCTGTTTTCCTCTACCCTGCCCAAGCTGGGGATCGAGGTCACCTTTGTCAATCCCGATGCCCCGGCAGAGGAGATTGCCGCTGCCTTCCGGCCCACCACCCGCGCCCTGTATGCCGAAACCATCGGTAACCCCGGTATGAACGTGCTGGATTTTGAGAAATTTGCCAGCGTGGCCAAGGCGCAACAGGTGCCGCTGGTGATCGACAACACCATGGCTACCCCCTATCTCTGCCGCCCCTTTGAACTGGGGGCCAATATTGTGGTCCATTCAGCCACCAAGTATATTGACGGCCACGCCACCAGCCTGGGCGGCGTGATTGTAGATGGCGGCACCTTTAACTGGGATAACGGCAAATTTCCTGAACTGGTGGAGCCGGACGCCAGCTACCACGGCATGCAGTACGTCAAGACCTTCGGCCCGGCTGCCTACATCATCAAGGCGCGGGTACAGCTGATGCGGGATCTGGGGGCCACCGTGGCGCCGATGAACGCCTTCCTGTTCAACCTGGGGCTGCATACCCTGCCGCTGCGGATGCAGCGCCACAGTGAGAATGCCCTGGCACTGGCCAGGCACCTTGAGGCACATCCGGCAGTTTCCTGGGCCTGTTACCCCGGTCTGGCCAGCCACTCCAGCCACGGGCGGGCACAGAAATACCTGCCCAAGGGAGCCAGCGGCGTGCTGACCTTTGGTATCAAGGGGGGGGCAGCAGCAGGCAAGAAGTTTATGGAGGCCTGCAAACTGATCGCCCTGGTGGTGCATGTGGGGGATGCCCGTTCCTGCGTACTGCACCCGGCCAGCACCACCCATCGGCAATTGAGCGAAGAGCAGCAGCTTTCCTCCGGGGTCAGCCCGGACCTGATCCGGCTGTCCGTGGGGATTGAGCATATTGATGACCTGATTGCGGATGTGGATCAGGCGTTGGCAATCAGTCAGAAGTAA
- the ahcY gene encoding adenosylhomocysteinase, whose protein sequence is MGTDYIVADLGLADWGRKEIKIAETEMPGLMAIREEYAASQPLKGARITGSLHMTIQTAVLIETLTALGAQVRWASCNIFSTQDHAAAAIAASGVPVFAVKGESLTDYWDYTHKIFEWADGGFSNMILDDGGDATLLLHLGSKAEKDLSVLNNPGSEEETILFAAIKAKLAVDPTWYSVRLAQIKGVTEETTTGVHRLYQMHERGELAFPAINVNDSVTKSKFDNLYGCRESLVDGIKRATDVMVAGKVALVCGYGDVGKGSAQALRALSAQVWVTEIDPICALQAAMEGYRVVTMEYAADKADIFVTCTGNYHVITHEHLLKMKDQAIVCNIGHFDNEIEVAALEQYQWEEIKPQVDHIILPSGNRIILLAKGRLVNLGCATGHPSYVMSSSFANQTIAQIEIFCNPGKYPTGVYVLPKHLDEKVARLQLKKLNAQLSVLTKEQADYIGVPVEGPYKAEHYRY, encoded by the coding sequence ATGGGAACTGATTACATCGTGGCTGACCTTGGCCTGGCAGACTGGGGCCGTAAAGAGATTAAAATAGCCGAGACCGAGATGCCCGGCCTGATGGCGATCCGTGAGGAGTATGCCGCCTCTCAGCCGCTGAAGGGAGCCCGCATTACCGGTTCGCTGCATATGACCATCCAGACCGCGGTGCTGATTGAGACCCTGACCGCCCTGGGTGCCCAGGTCCGCTGGGCCTCCTGCAACATTTTTTCCACCCAGGATCATGCTGCTGCTGCCATTGCAGCATCAGGCGTGCCGGTCTTTGCCGTCAAGGGTGAATCCCTGACCGATTACTGGGACTACACCCACAAGATCTTTGAATGGGCTGACGGCGGTTTTTCCAACATGATCCTGGATGATGGCGGCGATGCCACCCTGCTGCTGCACCTGGGCAGCAAGGCTGAAAAGGATCTTAGCGTCCTGAACAACCCCGGCTCTGAGGAAGAGACGATCCTGTTTGCCGCCATCAAGGCCAAACTGGCGGTTGATCCAACCTGGTACTCGGTCCGTCTGGCCCAGATCAAGGGTGTCACCGAAGAGACCACCACCGGCGTGCACCGTCTGTATCAGATGCATGAACGTGGCGAGCTGGCCTTCCCGGCCATCAACGTCAATGACTCGGTCACCAAATCCAAGTTCGACAACCTCTACGGCTGCCGCGAATCGCTGGTGGACGGCATCAAGCGGGCCACCGACGTGATGGTGGCCGGCAAGGTTGCTCTGGTCTGCGGCTACGGTGATGTGGGCAAAGGCTCGGCCCAGGCCCTGCGCGCCCTGTCCGCCCAGGTCTGGGTCACCGAGATTGACCCGATCTGCGCCCTGCAGGCTGCCATGGAAGGCTACCGCGTGGTAACCATGGAGTATGCTGCCGACAAGGCCGACATCTTCGTGACCTGCACCGGCAACTACCATGTCATTACCCATGAGCACCTGCTGAAAATGAAGGATCAGGCCATTGTCTGCAACATCGGTCACTTTGACAACGAGATCGAGGTTGCTGCCCTGGAACAGTACCAGTGGGAAGAGATCAAGCCCCAGGTGGATCATATCATCCTGCCTTCCGGCAACCGGATCATCCTGCTGGCCAAGGGACGCCTGGTGAACCTGGGCTGCGCCACCGGCCACCCCAGCTACGTCATGTCATCATCCTTTGCCAACCAGACCATCGCCCAGATTGAGATCTTCTGCAACCCGGGCAAATACCCGACCGGCGTCTATGTACTGCCCAAGCATCTGGATGAAAAGGTGGCCCGGCTGCAGCTGAAGAAGCTGAACGCCCAGCTGTCCGTGTTGACCAAGGAGCAGGCTGACTACATCGGCGTGCCGGTGGAAGGCCCCTACAAGGCCGAGCATTACCGTTACTAA
- the metK gene encoding methionine adenosyltransferase: MAEKFIFTSESVSEGHPDKMADQISDSILDAILAQDPKARVACETMVTTGMAVIAGEITTTAVVNYAEIVRNTIKEIGYCGSETGFDYETCSVLVSLDRQSPDISQGVTEGEGMFKEQGAGDQGLMFGYACNETPELMPMPIQLSHQLVKRLADVRKSGLLKFLRPDAKSQVSVEYDNGKPVRVNTVVISTQHTPDVTHETIVEGVMDEVIKKVIPAHLMDEQTRFFINPTGRFVVGGPMGDCGLTGRKIIVDTYGGMGRHGGGAFSGKDPSKVDRSAAYMGRYVAKNLVAAGLCERCEVQVAYAIGVAEPVSIMVNAFGTGVVSEHRLSELVREVFDMRPRAITEQLDLLRPIYQKTAAYGHFGRELPEFTWEKTDKAEILKQKAGL; the protein is encoded by the coding sequence ATGGCTGAAAAATTCATCTTCACCTCTGAATCCGTATCCGAAGGTCACCCTGACAAAATGGCTGACCAGATCTCCGACAGCATCCTGGACGCGATCCTGGCCCAGGACCCCAAGGCCCGCGTGGCCTGCGAGACCATGGTGACCACCGGTATGGCCGTGATTGCCGGTGAAATCACCACCACCGCGGTGGTGAACTATGCCGAGATCGTCCGCAACACCATCAAGGAGATCGGCTACTGCGGTTCCGAGACCGGCTTTGACTATGAGACCTGCTCTGTGCTGGTCTCCCTTGACCGCCAGTCCCCGGACATCTCCCAGGGTGTCACCGAGGGCGAGGGGATGTTCAAGGAGCAGGGAGCCGGTGACCAGGGCCTGATGTTCGGCTATGCCTGCAACGAAACCCCGGAACTGATGCCGATGCCGATCCAGCTTTCCCATCAGCTGGTCAAGCGGCTGGCCGATGTCCGCAAATCCGGCCTGCTGAAATTCCTGCGTCCCGATGCAAAATCCCAGGTCTCGGTTGAGTATGACAACGGCAAGCCGGTACGGGTCAATACCGTGGTCATCTCCACCCAGCACACTCCTGATGTAACCCATGAAACCATTGTGGAAGGGGTCATGGATGAGGTGATCAAAAAGGTAATCCCTGCCCACCTGATGGATGAGCAGACCCGCTTCTTCATCAACCCCACCGGCCGTTTTGTGGTGGGTGGACCGATGGGCGACTGCGGTCTGACCGGTCGCAAGATCATTGTGGACACCTATGGCGGCATGGGCCGTCACGGCGGCGGAGCCTTCTCCGGCAAAGATCCCTCCAAGGTTGACCGTTCCGCTGCCTACATGGGCCGCTATGTGGCCAAGAACCTGGTGGCTGCCGGCCTGTGCGAGCGCTGTGAAGTCCAGGTGGCCTATGCCATCGGCGTGGCAGAGCCGGTCTCGATCATGGTTAATGCCTTCGGCACCGGCGTGGTATCTGAGCATCGCCTGTCGGAGCTGGTACGGGAGGTCTTTGACATGCGTCCCCGCGCTATTACCGAGCAGCTTGACCTGCTGCGCCCGATCTATCAGAAGACCGCTGCCTATGGTCACTTTGGTCGTGAACTGCCTGAGTTTACCTGGGAAAAGACCGATAAGGCAGAGATCCTGAAACAGAAGGCCGGACTGTAA
- a CDS encoding NAD(P)H-dependent flavin oxidoreductase → MTKELKIGKHTARYPVIQGGMGVRISGGNLAGHVAKCGGIGLVAAAGIALNSDHYTGTNYFQAETQAFQTELRKARAIAPDGIIGVNVMVALSDFEPLVKSAIEAGAQVIVCGAGLPLSLPELTAHAPDVALVPIASSVRAAQLIARTWEKRYHRLPDAVVVEDPDTAGGHLGEKMENIGTGEYDQYATVRGVKQFFRDEYHVEIPVIAAGGIWDRADLEHALAEGADGVQMASRFVCTEECDADMAFKQAYLDCKQEDIGLLMSPAGLPGRAILTNTPNIRQYDLDHHTPCRMGCLKKCSYKESGERFCIVTALDRAQQGDVETGLVFCGTNAWKADKITTVQAIFDELFGD, encoded by the coding sequence ATGACCAAAGAATTGAAGATCGGTAAACACACCGCACGGTATCCGGTTATTCAGGGTGGGATGGGGGTCCGGATATCAGGCGGCAACCTGGCCGGGCATGTTGCCAAATGCGGCGGCATCGGCCTGGTGGCGGCAGCCGGTATCGCCCTGAACAGCGACCACTACACCGGCACCAACTATTTTCAGGCCGAGACCCAGGCCTTTCAGACCGAGCTTCGCAAGGCCCGCGCCATTGCGCCGGACGGCATTATCGGTGTGAACGTGATGGTGGCGTTGTCCGATTTCGAGCCGCTGGTCAAGTCCGCCATTGAGGCAGGCGCCCAGGTGATTGTCTGCGGAGCCGGTCTGCCGCTCTCCCTGCCTGAACTGACCGCCCATGCCCCTGATGTGGCCCTGGTACCGATCGCCTCGTCAGTGCGGGCAGCCCAACTGATCGCCCGCACCTGGGAAAAGCGTTACCATCGCCTGCCCGATGCGGTGGTGGTGGAAGACCCCGACACCGCCGGCGGCCACCTGGGCGAGAAGATGGAAAACATCGGCACTGGTGAGTATGACCAGTATGCCACAGTACGGGGCGTCAAGCAGTTCTTCCGTGATGAATACCATGTTGAGATACCGGTCATCGCTGCCGGCGGCATCTGGGACAGGGCCGATCTGGAACATGCCCTGGCAGAAGGGGCCGACGGCGTGCAGATGGCCTCCCGCTTTGTCTGCACCGAAGAATGTGATGCCGATATGGCCTTCAAACAGGCCTACCTGGACTGCAAGCAGGAAGACATCGGCCTGCTGATGTCACCGGCCGGTCTGCCGGGCCGGGCGATCCTGACCAACACCCCCAACATCCGCCAGTATGACCTGGACCACCACACCCCCTGCCGGATGGGCTGCCTGAAAAAATGTTCCTACAAGGAATCCGGCGAGCGGTTCTGTATTGTGACTGCCCTGGACCGCGCCCAGCAAGGCGATGTGGAAACCGGTCTGGTCTTCTGCGGCACCAATGCCTGGAAGGCAGACAAGATCACCACCGTGCAGGCGATCTTTGATGAGCTGTTCGGGGACTAG
- a CDS encoding AAA family ATPase, protein MTIASNLKIEENPFAAKLGIKAWQEREFIKPKPEEYLVEDFIPANALVSLQTNNVYGKTTLAMQLAMSVAFDLPFLEQFRCLQSGRVLYINARDTDEDCHRRFKRLTREWSKSVPELGERVDQNLDNFSHISLFDECYGVSPHLIDISGSMTKTYAYLHQFSSYFKCKLIVLDPVEDFFPDNLKNISELYLKLRQLPAAVLLVVGDRNRYDAFNKVEVSMSLLENGLRVQSDYLGHRDIGLSMGAGIWFATTGRP, encoded by the coding sequence ATGACCATCGCATCCAACCTGAAGATTGAGGAAAACCCCTTTGCTGCAAAACTGGGGATCAAGGCATGGCAGGAACGTGAGTTTATCAAGCCGAAGCCGGAAGAATATCTGGTTGAGGATTTTATCCCGGCCAATGCCCTGGTCTCCTTGCAGACCAACAATGTCTATGGCAAAACCACCCTGGCAATGCAGCTTGCCATGTCGGTTGCCTTTGACCTGCCGTTTCTGGAGCAGTTTCGCTGCCTGCAGTCCGGCAGGGTGTTGTATATCAATGCCCGTGACACGGACGAAGACTGTCATCGCAGATTCAAGCGATTGACCCGGGAGTGGTCAAAATCGGTGCCGGAACTGGGAGAGCGGGTTGACCAGAACCTGGATAACTTCAGTCACATCTCGCTCTTTGATGAATGCTACGGGGTGTCGCCGCACCTGATCGACATCTCCGGCAGCATGACCAAGACCTACGCCTACCTGCACCAGTTCAGCTCGTACTTCAAGTGCAAGCTGATTGTGCTGGATCCGGTGGAGGACTTCTTTCCGGACAACCTGAAAAATATCTCAGAGCTGTACCTGAAACTGCGCCAACTGCCTGCCGCGGTATTGCTGGTGGTGGGGGACCGTAACCGCTATGATGCCTTTAACAAGGTTGAGGTCAGCATGTCGCTGCTTGAAAACGGGTTGCGGGTACAGAGTGATTATCTGGGCCACCGTGATATCGGATTGAGCATGGGGGCCGGGATCTGGTTTGCCACCACCGGCCGGCCATAA